The Budorcas taxicolor isolate Tak-1 chromosome 25, Takin1.1, whole genome shotgun sequence genome includes a region encoding these proteins:
- the CD5 gene encoding T-cell surface glycoprotein CD5, producing MGSQHPPLAALYLLELLVTSCLGGLKVEERGLAVRLSGSGSPCQGRLEVSNGTEWYAVHSQSWGQSSLYQVMPKQFLKLCQKLQCRDPLLLSSLHHFKDRPFQKLMICHGQLGSFSNCSLNRGHQVGPLALICSEPPRTTAPPTTSPPTTTPEPTAPPRFQLVAEPGGLRCAGLVEFYSGGLGGTIGIEPQDEIKDLGQLICAALQCGSFLKPLPETEEAQTPKPGGQRPLPIRWEIQNPRCSSLEQCFRKVQPREGGQALGLICSDFQPKVQSRLVGGSDMCEGSVEVRSGKGQQWDTLCDSSWAKGTARWEEVCREQQCGNVSFYQGLDPSEKTLGGFYCPPGILSQCHKLEEKKSYCKRVFVTCQNSSRAGLGVGAVMSIILALVLLAVLLVVCGPLAYKKVVKKFRQKKQRQWIGPTGMNQNMSFHRNHTVTVRSQAENTTASHVENEYSQPPRNSQISAYPALEGALHRISTHPDNSSDSDYELHGAQRL from the exons ATGGGGTCTCAGCATCCGCCACTGGCCGCCCTGTACCTGCTGGAGCTGCTGG TCACTTCCTGCCTCGGAGGGCTCAAGGTGGAGGAGCGAG GGCTCGCCGTGAGACTGAGCGGCTCTGGCTCACCGTGTCAGGGCCGTCTGGAGGTCAGCAACGGGACAGAGTGGTATGCAGTGCACAGCCAGAGCTGGGGCCAGTCTTCACTCTACCAGGTGATGCCCAAGCAGTTCTTGAAGCTGTGCCAGAAGCTGCAGTGCCGGGACCCTTTGTTACTCTCTTCATTGCATCACTTCAAAGACAGGCCATTCCAGAAGCTGATGATCTGCCATGGACAGCTGGGGTCCTTCTCCAACTGCAGCCTCAACAGGGGACACCAGGTGGGCCCTCTGGCCCTGATCTGCTCAG AGCCACCGAGGACAACAGCTCCTCCCACGACCTCCCCGCCCACAACCACTCCGGAGCCCACAG CACCTCCCAGGTTTCAGCTGGTGGCAGAGCCCGGGGGCCTGCGGTGTGCTGGCCTGGTGGAGTTCTACAGCGGTGGCCTGGGCGGCACCATCGGCATCGAGCCCCAGGATGAGATCAAGGACCTGGGGCAACTCATCTGTGCAGCCCTCCAGTGTGGCTCCTTCCTGAAGCCCCTGCCAGAGACCGAGGAAGCCCAGACACCAAAGCCAGGAGGCCAAAGGCCCTTGCCAATCCGCTGGGAGATCCAGAACCCAAGATGCAGCTCCCTGGAGCAGTGTTTCCGAAAAGTGCAGCCCCGGGAGGGTGGCCAAGCTCTTGGCCTCATCTGTTCTG ATTTCCAGCCCAAGGTGCAGAGCCGCCTGGTTGGGGGCAGCGACATGTGCGAAGGCTCCGTGGAAGTGCGCAGTGGGAAGGGCCAGCAGTGGGACACGCTATGTGACAGTTCCTGGGCCAAGGGCACGGCACGGTGGGAGGAGGTGTGCCGGGAGCAGCAGTGCGGCAACGTCAGCTTCTAccaggggctggaccccagcgAGAAGACCTTGGGGGGCTTCTACTGTCCCCCCGGGATACTGTCCCAGTGCCACAAGCTTGAGGAGAAAAAGTCGTACTGCAAGAGGGTGTTTGTCACAT gCCAGAACTCCAGCCGAGCGGGCCTGGGCGTGGGCGCCGTGATGAGCATTATCCTGGCCCTCGTGCTTCTGGCGGTGCTGCTGGTCGTGTGTGGCCCCCTGGCTTACAAGAAGGTCGTGAAGAAAT TCCGTCAGAAGAAGCAGCGCCAGTGGATTGGCCCAACGGGAATGAACCAGAACA TGTCTTTCCATCGCAACCACACGGTGACTGTCCGGTCCCAGGCTGAGAACACCACGGCCTCCCACGTGGAGAACGAATACAGTCAGCCTCCCAGGAACTCCCAGATCTCAGCTTATCCAG CTCTGGAAGGGGCCCTGCACCGTATCTCCACCCACCCTGATAACTCCTCCGACAGTGACTACGAGCTACACGGGGCTCAGAGGCTATAA